A window from Methanomassiliicoccus sp. encodes these proteins:
- a CDS encoding sugar porter family MFS transporter — MSEHRGTDATEVHHRLTIIVIIATLISAVGGILFGFDTGVISGAILFLQQEWHLTTGEESIATSSVLIGAIVGAILGGYMADRFGRKISVIIGSVMFIVGTLIVVVSDGLTVFVPGRILIGMAIGLASFIVPMYISELAPRRIRGALVSFNQLFVTAGILISYAVNNYFSATGDWQAMFAVGLIPGVILLVGMAFMPFSPRWLVYKGRNDQAKKVLQRVHGTQDVQGEINQIEKEIKVETKGLKALLANFVRYPLIIGVGLAIFQQITGVNTIIYYAPTIFQYAGFGSASASIAATTGVGVANFLVTVLAVLIVDRVGRRPLLLIGIAGMVISLVVLGAGFALSSGTTGGTVGTVTALSLIAYISFFAIGLGPVFWLLISEIFPLEVRGTAMSVATVANWGANFIITLTFLHLVELLGQSGTFWLFAAIGVVSFIFAWRLTPETKGLSLERIEEHFKKGGHPRDLRPPRP; from the coding sequence ATGAGCGAGCACCGCGGGACGGATGCGACAGAGGTCCATCACCGACTAACTATCATCGTGATCATTGCTACGCTCATCTCCGCGGTCGGAGGCATACTTTTCGGTTTCGACACCGGAGTCATTTCCGGCGCCATCCTCTTCCTGCAACAGGAGTGGCATCTTACCACGGGAGAGGAATCGATTGCCACCAGCTCGGTCCTCATCGGAGCGATCGTCGGGGCCATCCTCGGCGGGTACATGGCCGACCGGTTCGGTCGAAAGATCTCAGTCATCATCGGGTCGGTCATGTTCATCGTTGGCACGCTGATCGTCGTGGTCTCCGACGGTCTCACCGTGTTCGTGCCAGGCCGGATCCTTATCGGCATGGCCATCGGGCTTGCCTCGTTCATCGTCCCCATGTACATCTCCGAGCTCGCCCCCAGGCGCATCAGGGGGGCCTTGGTATCATTCAACCAGCTGTTCGTCACCGCCGGCATCCTGATATCCTACGCCGTGAACAACTACTTCTCCGCCACCGGGGACTGGCAGGCCATGTTCGCCGTCGGGTTGATCCCCGGCGTCATCCTCCTGGTGGGCATGGCCTTCATGCCGTTCAGCCCCCGGTGGCTCGTATACAAGGGAAGGAACGACCAGGCCAAGAAGGTGCTGCAGCGGGTGCACGGGACCCAGGATGTGCAAGGGGAGATTAACCAGATCGAGAAGGAGATCAAGGTCGAGACCAAGGGGCTCAAGGCCCTTCTGGCTAACTTCGTTAGGTATCCGCTCATCATCGGAGTGGGCCTCGCCATCTTTCAGCAGATCACCGGGGTCAATACCATCATCTACTACGCCCCCACCATATTCCAATATGCGGGTTTCGGATCAGCCTCGGCCTCCATCGCCGCCACCACCGGGGTGGGGGTCGCCAACTTCCTGGTTACCGTCCTCGCGGTCCTGATCGTGGACCGTGTAGGCCGCCGGCCCTTGCTTCTCATCGGCATCGCCGGCATGGTCATCTCCCTGGTCGTCCTGGGGGCGGGGTTCGCCCTCAGCTCGGGTACGACCGGGGGAACGGTCGGGACGGTCACCGCCCTCAGTCTCATCGCCTACATCTCATTCTTCGCCATCGGCCTGGGGCCGGTCTTCTGGCTACTGATATCCGAGATATTTCCTCTGGAAGTGAGGGGAACGGCCATGAGCGTGGCCACCGTGGCCAACTGGGGTGCCAACTTCATCATAACGCTTACCTTCCTCCACCTCGTGGAGCTGCTGGGGCAGTCGGGTACCTTCTGGCTATTCGCCGCGATCGGAGTCGTCTCCTTCATCTTCGCCTGGCGGCTCACGCCCGAGACCAAGGGGCTGAGCCTGGAACGCATCGAGGAACACTTCAAGAAGGGCGGGCACCCCCGTGACCTTAGGCCGCCCCGGCCGTGA
- a CDS encoding glycoside hydrolase family 15 protein: MIPLTSSTTDDYRPIEDYGLIGNRHTAALVNSAGSIDWLCWPRFDSPSIFAKILDPQLGGSWSIQPTSEFKSYHRYLKDTNILETFFVGPRGKIAVLDFMDMSWAEQEMEGGPPGKLIRVVRGLEGNVETTSLCRPRPNYARDKCAIDLRGNETSIDNFILTGPVGWLVDEEDRSLAQTFMVRPGEQFYFTLASDIDQSPLGSIYSSLHSTQNYWVAWADKCTYNGPYRDMVVRSALIMQLMTYAPSGAIVAAPTTSLPEEIGGERNWDYRYTWLRDASYSLLSLVRAGYSDFVEHYTSWVYRATVGDLKILYPIVPHGRTEEEVLEHLRGYRDSKPVRIGNEAADQLQLDVLGELYGAAYFVWRLGLFKPFEDGERLKRGLEWICDNWKMPENGIWEVRGGRRNFVYGKAMLWFALDRGIQICESLGFEGNFDRWKGEKEAIREAIMTRGWSDKLHAFKQSFEDEYLDAANLMLPVIGFIDGTDPRMLSTLDATMEHLVVDDLCYRYNNAPEGLSGKEATFTLCTFWLVSALLLANRLEEARRIYDRLLSRASPLGLFAEELDPRTGEQLGNFPQAFSHLGVIHTAINFAYLAGLGEVEQGCWQPMMNGEFGVCGPIVGGHRSVMFTEPRQ; encoded by the coding sequence GTGATTCCGCTGACAAGTTCGACCACCGATGACTATCGACCGATCGAAGATTATGGGCTTATCGGCAACAGGCATACGGCCGCCCTGGTAAACAGCGCTGGGTCGATCGATTGGCTGTGCTGGCCCCGCTTCGACTCTCCGTCCATCTTCGCCAAGATCTTGGACCCACAGCTGGGTGGAAGCTGGTCCATCCAGCCGACCTCCGAGTTTAAAAGCTATCACCGCTACCTGAAGGATACCAACATCCTCGAGACTTTCTTCGTGGGCCCGCGGGGAAAGATAGCTGTGCTCGACTTCATGGACATGTCCTGGGCCGAGCAGGAGATGGAGGGTGGCCCTCCGGGCAAGCTGATCCGAGTGGTCAGGGGGCTGGAGGGGAACGTGGAGACGACGAGCCTCTGTCGACCCAGACCTAACTACGCCCGGGATAAGTGCGCCATCGATCTTAGGGGGAACGAGACGTCGATCGACAACTTCATATTGACGGGGCCGGTGGGCTGGCTGGTGGACGAGGAGGACCGGTCCCTCGCCCAGACCTTCATGGTGCGCCCGGGAGAGCAGTTCTACTTCACCCTGGCCAGCGACATCGACCAGAGCCCATTGGGTTCCATCTACTCTTCCCTTCATTCGACCCAGAACTATTGGGTGGCCTGGGCGGACAAGTGCACCTACAACGGACCGTACCGTGATATGGTCGTGCGCTCCGCCCTGATCATGCAGCTGATGACCTATGCACCGTCCGGGGCCATCGTCGCCGCGCCGACGACCTCTTTGCCCGAGGAGATAGGTGGCGAGCGCAACTGGGACTATCGTTATACCTGGCTCCGTGACGCTTCCTATTCCCTTCTCAGCCTGGTCCGTGCCGGCTACTCCGATTTCGTCGAGCACTACACCAGCTGGGTGTACCGGGCGACCGTTGGAGACCTCAAGATACTCTATCCCATCGTCCCCCATGGACGGACCGAGGAAGAGGTGCTGGAGCACCTGCGGGGGTATAGGGACTCGAAGCCGGTGCGCATTGGCAACGAGGCCGCCGACCAGCTGCAGCTGGACGTGCTGGGGGAGCTGTATGGGGCCGCGTACTTCGTGTGGCGCCTGGGTTTGTTCAAACCATTCGAGGACGGGGAGAGGCTGAAGAGGGGACTTGAATGGATATGCGACAACTGGAAGATGCCGGAGAACGGCATCTGGGAGGTGCGGGGCGGACGGCGCAACTTCGTCTATGGAAAGGCGATGCTGTGGTTCGCCCTCGACCGGGGCATCCAGATCTGCGAATCCCTGGGATTCGAAGGAAACTTTGATCGATGGAAGGGAGAGAAGGAGGCGATCCGCGAAGCCATCATGACTCGGGGATGGAGCGATAAGCTCCACGCCTTCAAGCAATCCTTCGAGGACGAGTATCTGGACGCAGCCAACCTGATGCTCCCAGTCATAGGGTTCATCGACGGCACGGACCCCCGCATGCTCTCGACCCTCGACGCAACGATGGAGCACCTGGTGGTCGACGACCTCTGTTATCGGTATAACAACGCTCCCGAGGGCCTCTCGGGCAAGGAGGCCACCTTTACTCTGTGTACCTTCTGGCTCGTGAGCGCCCTGCTCCTGGCCAACCGCTTGGAGGAGGCCCGGAGGATCTACGATCGTTTGCTGTCGAGGGCGAGCCCGCTGGGCCTGTTCGCCGAGGAGCTGGACCCCCGGACGGGGGAGCAGCTCGGTAACTTCCCCCAGGCGTTCTCGCACCTGGGCGTGATTCATACAGCGATCAACTTCGCATACCTGGCTGGGCTGGGCGAGGTGGAGCAGGGATGCTGGCAGCCGATGATGAACGGTGAGTTCGGGGTGTGCGGGCCGATCGTGGGGGGCCATCGCTCAGTCATGTTCACTGAACCGCGGCAATGA
- a CDS encoding DUF1638 domain-containing protein: MRGKLRIAIIACDHFKRELEALTEGDGDFVLHEYLEYHLHENPKALRETVIDRIDSLEGKVDAVLLGYGTCGSLKGVEDRVKVPTVMFKADDCIAVYLTQEVYDREKENVPLTYYSTPYFSEMDMEWHHEDWNRKMGMDLEDEMFHSMFTKLFDGYSRSIYVHTIGERECFERKAKKFADELSLRFESRDGTLTVMREAIEQVKELARQTIGSKEAVE; the protein is encoded by the coding sequence GTGCGGGGTAAGTTGAGGATCGCCATCATCGCCTGTGACCACTTCAAACGGGAGCTGGAAGCACTTACCGAAGGGGACGGCGACTTCGTTCTCCATGAGTATTTGGAATATCATTTGCACGAGAATCCTAAGGCCCTGAGAGAAACAGTCATAGATCGGATCGATTCGCTGGAAGGTAAGGTTGACGCCGTCCTCCTGGGCTATGGTACCTGCGGATCGCTTAAGGGCGTCGAGGACCGGGTGAAGGTACCAACGGTTATGTTCAAGGCTGACGATTGCATCGCCGTGTACCTCACCCAGGAGGTGTACGATCGAGAGAAGGAGAATGTGCCCCTGACCTACTATTCGACCCCATATTTCTCGGAGATGGACATGGAATGGCACCACGAGGACTGGAATAGGAAGATGGGCATGGACCTTGAGGATGAGATGTTTCATTCCATGTTTACCAAGCTCTTCGATGGCTACTCCCGGAGCATCTATGTGCATACCATCGGGGAACGGGAGTGCTTCGAGAGGAAGGCCAAGAAGTTCGCGGACGAGCTGTCGTTGCGCTTCGAGTCCCGGGACGGGACGCTGACAGTGATGAGGGAGGCCATAGAGCAGGTGAAAGAGCTTGCCCGCCAGACGATCGGCAGTAAGGAGGCCGTGGAATGA
- a CDS encoding cobalamin-dependent protein (Presence of a B(12) (cobalamin)-binding domain implies dependence on cobalamin itself, in one of its several forms, or in some unusual lineages, dependence on a cobalamin-like analog.), with protein MKDPYGLIDDLAAGVMDDHQKARPEVFASYKGDANDPWLEETKKQLTFLFDAAVMDSPQLFINYISWAKVVLKHTGAPSDLLYEKLQHMRERCRSELEGPFAAKVDHILQSTLERFPTMPESAPRYIDENEEMGKVALTYLENVLQGDRSKAEETIRQALARGLPFKDLYLNVFQRTQYELGRRWQEGLISVAQEHLVTEVTLQLMAQLYAEMCPRKVGKGSIVVTCVGNEMHEVGARMVADFLEVDGWAVSFLGANTPHPDVVSITKQRQAKFLLVSATMAYNVRRVRGLIRFVRGDPELGDIKIVVGGYPFNNVEGLWKAIGADGFASDALEAVQVVNDLAK; from the coding sequence ATGAAAGACCCGTATGGACTGATAGATGACTTGGCGGCAGGGGTAATGGACGACCACCAGAAGGCTCGGCCGGAGGTCTTCGCCTCCTACAAGGGTGATGCGAACGACCCCTGGTTGGAGGAGACCAAAAAACAGCTGACGTTCCTATTCGACGCCGCGGTCATGGACTCCCCCCAGCTGTTCATCAATTACATCAGCTGGGCCAAGGTAGTGCTCAAGCACACCGGGGCCCCCTCTGACCTTCTCTACGAAAAACTGCAGCACATGCGCGAGCGATGCCGGTCGGAGCTCGAAGGCCCGTTCGCTGCCAAGGTCGATCACATCCTCCAGTCGACGCTGGAAAGATTTCCGACCATGCCTGAGTCCGCCCCCCGGTACATTGATGAGAACGAGGAGATGGGCAAGGTCGCCCTGACCTACCTGGAAAATGTTCTCCAAGGCGACCGGAGCAAGGCCGAGGAGACGATCCGGCAGGCCCTGGCCCGAGGGTTGCCGTTCAAGGACCTGTACCTAAACGTCTTCCAGCGGACGCAGTATGAGCTGGGGAGGCGATGGCAGGAGGGACTGATCAGCGTGGCCCAGGAGCACCTGGTGACCGAGGTGACCCTTCAGCTCATGGCCCAGCTCTACGCCGAGATGTGCCCCCGGAAGGTGGGAAAGGGATCCATCGTGGTCACTTGCGTGGGCAATGAGATGCACGAGGTCGGCGCCAGGATGGTCGCCGATTTCCTGGAGGTCGACGGTTGGGCCGTCAGCTTCCTCGGCGCTAACACGCCGCATCCGGACGTCGTATCGATAACCAAGCAGAGGCAAGCCAAATTCCTTCTGGTCTCCGCGACTATGGCCTATAACGTGAGGCGAGTGAGGGGCCTCATACGGTTCGTGAGGGGAGATCCCGAACTCGGCGACATCAAGATCGTCGTGGGAGGGTACCCCTTCAACAACGTGGAGGGGCTGTGGAAAGCCATCGGGGCGGACGGTTTTGCCTCGGACGCCCTGGAAGCCGTACAGGTCGTCAACGACCTGGCGAAATGA